Proteins from a single region of Gallaecimonas xiamenensis 3-C-1:
- a CDS encoding DUF4132 domain-containing protein: MFEALKSKLLPSSQAEQALLEACLPLDDFGQGLAKAACQYILKGDSADCLGTLSHLRHQHKLPCPGWLRDRNDERQAAVTQAMVAFLSSEFASQQPIWHRLGLLCHACHGNEALYTVETPISGWLGNLILLLGQLLDPNEGEALPLAAVPSRAFMVQLAAAYDLPPHWVDAYILESRAYYTNELVDAWQDSTDWGALAETAQFQGVLAQTHARARATFCKLLAKADYQPASTGLALLMQLAADGNSEVRKTALVLIAGSDAALRLAFLEANYLQGSAEQRGRWLDVAEQTPGGEALLASWQQAESSKPLKQRIAERLDYLDQQRQAQSMDWQLPPLAPLDSDTTVPAHWLERLQQKRQQCIDEAISDIAASEQKLARLRAKGDNLNHDEDFWLSHHQRNLESDQSFLAILQAISDADLAAVLDELAQGTLGSRRDPVSAHLKRTELWREPGIPLVLYLRLRQVGTERPLWEQLLNEADFAKLCSQQLTDLRQLLALAQAEDLYPDALLSSLFKRSYSGQAELPLCLTVLPVWPLLVEHPQHLDAALKDKLLAMDTRYDDNDVLGQALLLLGQLPKLPPHWQNTLYQYALDTRVTLRQLAQASAEKLGVDITLVTPALADTSKEVRSLAASWLGRLGATEAQGALAKAMAKEKDFPTRALMLEALEQAGGDIQAFLSPQAVLAEAEAGLKKAAPKSMDWFPHQHLPQCRFADGSPAPQQLLYWWAVLAVKLKQPQGNLVLTRYLQLLDQDSRQRLGHFVLSAFIAWDCRCPSDTEADQYAQQNKQSRFSQYQRWAKYDWGQQYANKTLEDAYQDCFNEKKSELLGTAIKEKGLLALCTQGEPQGLLALIRPFMKQHFARRAQIEAMLSALGGSDDPVLIQFLLAIARRYRTNSVQELARNLVAAIAERNDWTQDELADRTIQTAGLDKVTGPSPFEFGSRTLALSLGDDLKLCLQNEEGKVLKALPQPRQNDDEAAVAEVKKWFSACKKEIKQVVEQQSARLYEAMVTGRQWPASDWRQYLHQHPVMFRLLQRSLWQVQLDGQWHSFRPTEDGAFIDLDDEELTLPATAPVRLLSANLLDQDAAKGWRRHLKDYKVKPLFEQLQQAEITLTPQQLALDHGHGRLTDCFTLRGLLTKKGYQRGQPQDGGFFDHYFKDFDSLGIRVEFAFSGNCVPEENETAAIYGIKAMQLDRESRAYYPYTQLPLAEVPANLLNAMAVDYQEVADKCVEDPQWEKKLPW, from the coding sequence ATGTTTGAGGCACTCAAAAGCAAGCTGTTACCTTCTTCCCAAGCCGAACAGGCACTGCTGGAAGCCTGTCTTCCCCTGGACGACTTTGGCCAAGGCCTGGCCAAGGCGGCCTGCCAATACATTCTCAAGGGCGACTCTGCCGACTGCCTGGGCACCCTCAGTCATCTACGGCACCAGCACAAGCTGCCCTGCCCGGGCTGGTTAAGGGACCGCAACGATGAGCGGCAAGCCGCCGTGACCCAGGCCATGGTGGCCTTTCTCAGCTCTGAATTTGCCAGCCAACAACCCATTTGGCACCGCCTTGGCCTGCTCTGCCATGCCTGCCACGGCAACGAAGCCCTCTATACCGTCGAAACCCCCATCAGCGGCTGGCTGGGCAACCTGATCCTGCTGCTGGGCCAGTTGCTTGACCCCAACGAGGGCGAAGCCCTGCCCCTGGCCGCCGTGCCGAGCCGGGCCTTTATGGTGCAACTGGCTGCCGCCTACGACCTGCCACCCCATTGGGTGGATGCCTATATCCTGGAAAGCCGCGCCTACTACACCAACGAACTGGTGGACGCCTGGCAGGACAGCACCGACTGGGGTGCCCTGGCCGAGACGGCGCAGTTCCAGGGGGTGCTGGCACAGACCCATGCCCGGGCCAGGGCCACCTTTTGCAAGCTGCTGGCCAAGGCGGATTATCAGCCAGCCAGCACCGGCCTGGCGCTGCTGATGCAGCTGGCCGCCGACGGTAACAGCGAAGTGCGCAAGACCGCCCTGGTGCTGATCGCCGGCAGCGATGCCGCCCTGCGCCTGGCTTTTTTAGAGGCCAACTACCTCCAGGGAAGCGCCGAGCAGCGCGGCCGCTGGCTGGACGTCGCCGAACAGACCCCGGGTGGCGAGGCCCTGTTGGCCAGCTGGCAGCAAGCAGAATCCAGCAAGCCCCTTAAACAGCGCATTGCCGAGCGCCTTGACTACCTGGACCAGCAGCGCCAGGCCCAGTCCATGGACTGGCAATTGCCGCCTCTGGCGCCCCTGGACAGCGACACCACGGTGCCGGCGCACTGGCTGGAGCGGCTGCAACAAAAACGCCAGCAATGCATCGACGAGGCCATTAGCGACATCGCCGCCAGCGAGCAAAAGCTGGCGAGGCTGCGCGCCAAGGGTGACAACCTGAACCACGACGAGGACTTCTGGCTCAGTCACCATCAGCGCAACCTGGAAAGCGACCAATCCTTCCTGGCCATACTCCAGGCGATCAGCGACGCCGACCTGGCAGCAGTCTTGGACGAGCTGGCCCAAGGCACCCTGGGCAGCCGCCGCGACCCGGTCAGCGCCCACCTCAAGCGCACCGAGCTGTGGCGCGAGCCCGGCATTCCCCTGGTGCTTTACCTGCGCCTGCGCCAAGTGGGCACCGAGCGCCCCCTCTGGGAGCAGCTGCTGAACGAGGCGGACTTTGCCAAACTGTGCAGCCAGCAACTGACCGATCTGCGCCAGCTGCTGGCCCTGGCCCAGGCCGAAGATCTCTACCCCGACGCCTTGCTGAGCAGCCTGTTCAAGCGAAGCTACAGCGGCCAGGCCGAGCTGCCCCTGTGCCTGACGGTGCTGCCGGTCTGGCCGCTGCTGGTGGAACACCCCCAGCACCTGGACGCCGCCCTGAAAGACAAGCTGCTGGCCATGGACACCCGTTATGACGACAACGATGTGCTGGGCCAGGCGCTGCTGCTGCTGGGCCAGTTGCCCAAGCTGCCGCCCCATTGGCAAAACACACTCTACCAATACGCCCTGGACACCCGGGTCACCCTGCGCCAGCTGGCCCAGGCCAGCGCCGAAAAGCTGGGGGTGGACATCACCCTGGTGACACCGGCCCTGGCCGACACCAGCAAAGAAGTGCGCAGCCTGGCCGCCAGCTGGCTGGGGCGCCTGGGGGCAACAGAGGCCCAAGGCGCCTTGGCCAAGGCCATGGCCAAGGAAAAGGACTTCCCCACCCGCGCCCTGATGCTCGAAGCCCTGGAACAGGCCGGGGGCGATATTCAGGCCTTCCTGTCTCCCCAGGCGGTGCTGGCCGAGGCCGAAGCCGGCCTCAAAAAGGCCGCCCCCAAGTCCATGGACTGGTTCCCCCATCAGCACCTGCCCCAATGCCGTTTTGCCGACGGCAGCCCGGCGCCGCAGCAGCTGCTGTACTGGTGGGCGGTATTGGCGGTCAAGCTCAAGCAGCCGCAAGGCAACTTGGTATTGACCCGCTACCTGCAGCTGCTGGACCAGGACAGCCGCCAGCGCCTGGGCCACTTCGTGCTGTCGGCCTTTATCGCCTGGGATTGCCGCTGCCCCAGCGACACCGAAGCAGACCAATACGCCCAGCAGAACAAGCAGAGCCGTTTTAGCCAATACCAGCGCTGGGCCAAATACGATTGGGGCCAGCAATACGCCAACAAGACCCTGGAAGACGCCTACCAGGACTGCTTCAACGAGAAAAAGAGCGAACTGCTGGGCACCGCCATCAAGGAAAAAGGCCTGCTGGCCCTCTGTACTCAGGGCGAGCCCCAGGGGCTGCTGGCGCTGATCCGCCCCTTTATGAAGCAGCACTTTGCCCGCCGCGCCCAGATAGAGGCCATGCTCAGCGCCCTGGGGGGATCGGACGATCCGGTGCTGATCCAGTTCCTGCTGGCCATAGCCCGGCGTTATCGCACCAATTCGGTGCAGGAACTGGCCCGCAACCTGGTGGCCGCTATCGCCGAGCGCAACGACTGGACCCAGGACGAGCTGGCCGACCGCACCATTCAGACCGCCGGCCTGGACAAGGTCACAGGCCCCAGCCCCTTCGAATTTGGCAGCCGCACCCTGGCCCTGAGCCTGGGGGACGACCTCAAGCTGTGCCTGCAAAACGAAGAAGGCAAGGTGCTCAAGGCCCTGCCCCAGCCGCGCCAGAATGACGACGAAGCCGCCGTGGCCGAGGTCAAGAAGTGGTTCAGCGCCTGCAAGAAGGAAATCAAGCAGGTGGTGGAACAGCAAAGCGCCCGCCTGTACGAGGCCATGGTCACCGGCCGCCAGTGGCCCGCCAGCGACTGGCGCCAATACCTGCACCAGCACCCGGTGATGTTCCGCCTGCTGCAACGCAGCCTCTGGCAGGTACAGCTGGACGGCCAATGGCACAGTTTCAGGCCTACCGAAGACGGCGCCTTTATCGACCTGGACGACGAGGAACTGACGCTGCCGGCCACGGCGCCGGTGCGGCTGCTCAGCGCCAACCTGCTGGATCAGGACGCGGCCAAGGGCTGGCGCCGCCACCTCAAGGACTACAAGGTCAAACCCCTGTTCGAGCAGCTGCAACAGGCCGAGATCACACTGACCCCGCAGCAGCTGGCACTGGACCACGGCCACGGCCGTCTGACCGACTGCTTTACCCTGCGCGGCCTGCTGACCAAAAAAGGTTACCAGCGGGGCCAACCCCAGGACGGCGGCTTCTTTGACCATTACTTCAAGGACTTCGACAGCCTGGGGATCCGGGTGGAATTCGCTTTCAGCGGCAACTGCGTGCCGGAAGAAAACGAAACCGCCGCCATCTACGGCATCAAGGCCATGCAGTTGGACAGGGAGTCTCGCGCCTATTACCCCTACACCCAACTTCCCCTGGCCGAGGTACCGGCCAACCTGCTCAACGCCATGGCCGTCGACTACCAAGAGGTGGCCGACAAGTGCGTTGAAGACCCCCAATGGGAGAAAAAGCTGCCCTGGTAA
- a CDS encoding DUF4132 domain-containing protein, giving the protein MSYPHPANLVAMDEAAARPLLKTAMAGFHHFRDHNLQDDSVPADPALAEALADFIATGQPTQAEIERRFAQLRQRIKDMPGPGVFAHYAWPDSGFEWQVKSAMIRVASSSFFYQPEVLARVAQVQLLCSDNNATCKDPWINGLLTLYLRLYAGQSDRCLPMEMIPSGDQLLAIARAHSQPQAMVYQWLLGAHGLQEHKAETIDWWAAIAQDQATDWLKALSVNTKGQLCEYLLRPVRQATQAHYPALLQLAADGNDKIRRLAKGLLHQTHGDAQAAAPLLDYLAQHYPQAKHNVRRHWAALTGTLPGAQHCLKSWLASESNAAAKTVLQDALALLAEVAPAQQDQHSWDIPPMPPLPECVIPQDWHPILQGTLERTRAQRQQELDESQDKRERKRLRESLAALAEINEPRLAEMLANLAAGEQDGFHGPFFHAFEQAGLWYHPQTPLQVTIALPYGDGRYWYQHLDKPVMCAASRRELTDLRQFIAILDKITDGDGSASLPWFMMSQQWYPARTLPQAVAHLRLWPFFAENPQYIEQGLNNKVYKIDNSVYGNAILEQTLLIMGDFPSLPHPWAQALYQHAIGTGKTLRQLARDSAERIGIQPDYIFPGLRAKEAQLRQNAADWLGELKCTKAQAPLQEAIAKEKDPLVRAVMMVALARCGGDVSALLTPQALAGEAKAGLKKALPKSMAWFTPELLPSCRFIDGSAVDPAILHWWAVLAVKLNQPEGKDIFAPYLGQLDQPSRQALGTAVLTAFVDQDLRCPSDDEAHDYAESYKHQRLSSYQRWGAQYQHKTLEDAYLDCFKEHKAELLGSALKDKGLLALTGEVAVQTALEPLDRYLRKHHQRRAQIEALLLAIGHRQEPAVAQLLLALARRYRSAGIQQLARQLVDQLAQRNGWTAEQLADRTIQTAGLEQATGASPFAYGSRTLALSLGDNLKLRLEDENGKELKALPQPRNEDDSDDIKEIRSWFSNCKKELKAVLEQQQARLSEAMITDRRWPVADWLQDLHQHPVMYRLLQRSLWQVELDGQWQSFRPTEDGAFINLDDDELDLAKGQGIRLLSANQLDAKALKAWRKHLKDYKVKPLFEQLLSASLDLTQQQRRLNHHRGRLSQSSKLRSMLTKLGYRPGNADAGGGYFDTYVKRFPSLGMAVEFGFTGAYISESDEPVALDGLSISQGGTRVDLNWAPANLLNAVALDYETVASQCELDPQWESKIL; this is encoded by the coding sequence ATGTCATACCCACACCCCGCCAACTTGGTAGCCATGGATGAGGCTGCCGCCAGGCCCCTGCTGAAAACCGCCATGGCCGGTTTTCACCATTTCAGAGACCACAACCTGCAGGATGACAGCGTCCCTGCCGACCCGGCGTTAGCCGAGGCCCTGGCCGACTTTATCGCCACCGGCCAGCCCACCCAGGCAGAGATAGAAAGGCGCTTTGCCCAGCTGCGCCAACGGATCAAAGACATGCCGGGGCCCGGCGTCTTCGCGCACTACGCCTGGCCTGATTCGGGTTTCGAATGGCAGGTCAAAAGCGCCATGATCCGCGTTGCCAGCTCCAGCTTCTTCTACCAGCCCGAAGTACTGGCCCGGGTCGCCCAGGTGCAACTGCTGTGCAGCGACAACAATGCCACCTGCAAAGACCCTTGGATAAATGGCCTTTTGACGCTGTACTTGCGGCTCTATGCCGGCCAGTCCGACCGTTGTCTGCCCATGGAAATGATCCCCAGCGGCGACCAACTGCTGGCCATAGCCAGGGCCCATAGCCAACCACAGGCCATGGTCTACCAGTGGCTGCTGGGAGCTCATGGCCTGCAAGAACATAAGGCAGAAACCATTGACTGGTGGGCCGCCATTGCCCAAGACCAGGCAACCGACTGGCTCAAGGCCCTGTCGGTCAATACCAAGGGCCAGCTTTGCGAATACCTGCTGCGGCCCGTAAGGCAGGCCACCCAGGCCCATTACCCGGCCTTGTTGCAGTTGGCCGCAGACGGCAATGACAAGATCCGCCGCCTAGCCAAGGGGCTTTTGCACCAGACCCATGGGGATGCCCAGGCCGCCGCGCCATTGCTGGACTACCTGGCCCAGCATTACCCCCAGGCCAAGCACAATGTCCGGCGCCATTGGGCGGCCCTGACCGGCACCCTGCCCGGCGCCCAGCACTGCCTCAAAAGCTGGCTGGCGTCGGAAAGCAATGCCGCCGCCAAAACCGTGCTGCAAGACGCCCTGGCCCTGCTGGCCGAAGTCGCACCGGCGCAGCAAGACCAGCACAGCTGGGACATTCCCCCCATGCCCCCGTTGCCAGAGTGCGTGATACCCCAGGACTGGCACCCAATCCTGCAAGGCACCCTGGAGCGTACCCGTGCCCAACGGCAGCAAGAATTGGACGAGAGCCAGGACAAACGGGAGCGAAAAAGGCTGCGGGAGAGCTTGGCCGCTCTTGCCGAAATAAACGAACCCCGCCTGGCCGAGATGCTGGCCAACCTGGCGGCGGGGGAGCAGGACGGCTTCCACGGCCCCTTTTTCCACGCCTTCGAACAGGCCGGCCTCTGGTACCACCCCCAAACTCCCTTGCAGGTGACCATAGCCCTGCCCTATGGCGACGGCCGTTACTGGTACCAGCACCTGGATAAACCCGTCATGTGCGCCGCGTCCCGCCGGGAACTGACCGACCTGCGCCAGTTTATCGCCATACTGGACAAGATCACCGACGGTGACGGCAGCGCCTCTTTGCCCTGGTTTATGATGTCCCAGCAGTGGTATCCGGCCCGCACCCTGCCGCAGGCCGTGGCCCATCTGCGGCTGTGGCCCTTCTTTGCCGAAAACCCCCAATACATAGAGCAGGGTCTGAACAACAAGGTCTACAAGATAGACAACAGCGTTTATGGCAACGCTATCCTGGAACAGACCCTGTTGATCATGGGGGACTTCCCGTCCCTGCCTCATCCCTGGGCCCAGGCTCTGTATCAACACGCCATCGGCACCGGCAAGACCCTGCGGCAACTGGCCCGGGACAGCGCCGAGCGGATAGGCATTCAGCCCGACTACATCTTCCCGGGGCTCAGGGCCAAAGAGGCCCAGCTGCGCCAAAACGCCGCCGACTGGCTGGGGGAGCTGAAATGCACCAAGGCCCAGGCGCCCTTGCAAGAAGCCATAGCCAAGGAAAAAGACCCCCTGGTACGGGCGGTGATGATGGTGGCCCTGGCCCGCTGCGGTGGCGACGTGTCGGCCCTGCTGACACCACAGGCCCTGGCCGGCGAAGCCAAGGCCGGCCTGAAAAAAGCCCTGCCCAAGTCCATGGCCTGGTTCACCCCCGAACTGCTGCCCTCTTGCCGGTTCATCGACGGCAGCGCCGTCGACCCGGCCATACTGCACTGGTGGGCGGTGCTGGCGGTCAAGCTCAACCAGCCTGAGGGCAAGGACATCTTTGCCCCCTACCTCGGGCAGCTGGACCAACCCAGCCGCCAGGCCCTTGGCACCGCCGTACTGACCGCCTTCGTCGACCAGGATCTGCGTTGTCCCAGCGACGATGAAGCCCACGACTATGCCGAGAGCTACAAGCACCAGCGCCTGTCCAGTTACCAACGCTGGGGCGCACAGTACCAGCACAAGACCCTGGAAGACGCCTACCTGGACTGCTTCAAGGAGCACAAGGCAGAACTGCTGGGCTCGGCCCTCAAGGACAAGGGCCTGCTGGCCCTGACCGGCGAGGTGGCGGTGCAAACGGCTCTGGAGCCCCTGGACCGTTACCTTCGCAAGCACCATCAACGCCGCGCCCAGATAGAGGCCCTACTGCTGGCCATAGGCCACCGCCAGGAACCGGCCGTGGCCCAGCTGCTGCTGGCCCTGGCTCGCCGCTATCGCAGCGCCGGTATCCAGCAGCTGGCGCGGCAACTGGTGGACCAACTGGCCCAGCGCAACGGCTGGACCGCCGAGCAACTGGCTGACCGCACCATCCAGACCGCCGGCCTGGAACAGGCCACAGGCGCCAGCCCCTTCGCCTACGGCAGCCGTACCCTGGCCCTGAGCCTGGGGGACAACCTCAAGCTGCGCCTTGAGGACGAAAACGGCAAGGAACTCAAAGCCCTGCCCCAGCCCCGTAACGAAGACGACAGTGACGACATCAAAGAGATCCGCAGCTGGTTCAGCAACTGCAAGAAGGAGCTCAAGGCGGTGTTAGAACAGCAGCAGGCCAGGCTCAGCGAGGCCATGATCACCGACCGGCGCTGGCCGGTAGCCGACTGGCTGCAGGACCTGCACCAACACCCGGTGATGTACCGCCTGTTGCAACGCAGCCTCTGGCAGGTGGAGCTGGACGGCCAATGGCAGAGTTTCAGGCCCACCGAAGACGGCGCCTTTATCAACCTGGACGACGACGAGCTGGATCTGGCCAAGGGCCAGGGCATCAGGCTGCTGAGTGCCAACCAGCTGGACGCCAAGGCCCTTAAGGCCTGGCGCAAGCACCTCAAGGACTACAAGGTCAAACCCCTGTTCGAGCAGCTGCTCAGCGCCAGCCTGGACCTCACCCAACAGCAGCGGCGCCTGAACCATCACCGGGGCCGGCTGTCCCAGTCGTCCAAGCTGCGCAGCATGCTGACCAAGCTGGGCTACCGCCCCGGCAACGCCGATGCCGGTGGCGGCTACTTCGACACCTACGTCAAGCGCTTCCCCAGCCTGGGGATGGCAGTGGAGTTCGGCTTTACCGGCGCCTATATCAGCGAGTCTGACGAGCCGGTGGCCCTGGACGGCCTGAGTATCAGCCAGGGCGGCACCAGGGTAGACCTCAACTGGGCGCCGGCCAACCTGCTCAACGCCGTGGCCCTGGACTATGAAACTGTCGCCAGCCAGTGCGAGCTGGATCCGCAATGGGAGTCAAAAATACTATGA
- a CDS encoding AAA family ATPase: MGVKNTMTAVIRAHAEQRYQDQLHRLKAADTALAPPGWALSPGAVRRFICGDTALDIPRKYYGEDALVERAIVSLMGNNGLMLVGEPGTAKSMLSELLSAAISGNSQYLIQGTAGTTEEQLKYSWNFALLLSGGPSLEALLKSPIYQAMEQGKLARIEEITRCPQEIQDVLISLMSEKSLSIPELGIAIQAKPGFNLIATANLLDRGVNDMSSALKRRFNFETVPVLKDPALERQLILSQVSQRLADEGQDLKLDEALVDLLVQVFHDLRNNMGSQAMEATLSTAEAVNIVHGCALHSLYWQQPMHAAQLVQQMHGTLIKDKADDVKKLAHYLDAVARDRPGWQDFFLAGKALWMR; encoded by the coding sequence ATGGGAGTCAAAAATACTATGACCGCCGTTATTCGCGCCCACGCCGAACAGCGCTACCAGGACCAGTTGCACCGCCTCAAGGCCGCCGACACCGCCCTGGCCCCTCCGGGCTGGGCCCTGTCCCCCGGGGCGGTACGGCGCTTTATCTGCGGCGACACGGCCCTGGACATTCCCCGTAAGTACTACGGGGAAGACGCGTTGGTGGAAAGGGCCATCGTCAGCCTGATGGGCAACAACGGCCTGATGCTGGTGGGAGAACCCGGTACCGCCAAGTCCATGTTGTCCGAACTGCTGAGCGCCGCCATCAGCGGCAACAGCCAGTACCTGATCCAGGGCACCGCCGGCACCACCGAAGAACAGCTCAAATACAGCTGGAACTTCGCCCTGCTGCTGTCCGGCGGCCCCAGCCTGGAAGCCCTGCTCAAAAGCCCCATCTACCAGGCCATGGAGCAGGGCAAGCTGGCCCGTATCGAGGAGATCACCCGCTGCCCCCAGGAGATCCAGGACGTGCTGATCTCCTTGATGTCGGAAAAGAGCCTGAGCATCCCCGAGCTAGGCATCGCTATCCAGGCCAAGCCCGGCTTCAACCTCATCGCCACCGCCAACCTGTTGGACAGGGGCGTCAACGACATGTCCAGCGCCCTGAAACGCCGTTTCAACTTCGAGACGGTGCCGGTGCTAAAAGACCCGGCACTGGAGCGCCAGCTGATCCTGTCCCAGGTCAGCCAGCGCCTGGCGGACGAGGGCCAGGACCTGAAGCTGGACGAGGCCCTGGTGGACCTGCTGGTGCAGGTGTTCCACGACCTTCGCAACAACATGGGCTCCCAGGCCATGGAGGCCACCCTGTCCACCGCCGAGGCGGTGAACATAGTCCATGGCTGCGCCCTGCACAGCCTCTACTGGCAGCAGCCCATGCACGCCGCCCAGCTGGTGCAGCAGATGCACGGCACCCTCATCAAGGACAAGGCCGACGACGTCAAGAAGCTGGCCCACTACCTGGACGCGGTAGCCCGGGACCGCCCAGGTTGGCAGGACTTCTTCCTAGCCGGTAAAGCCCTGTGGATGCGCTAG
- a CDS encoding DUF5682 family protein, translated as MDALADLKARFAELAQAYQADPALCWLPVRHHSPACAAHTLAQLHSHRPQVLLIEAPGAFLRHLPVLQDPEATPPLAIYQDEAYYPFAENSPEWQALRWAGQNGAEVRFIDLDHKPQQSQEGWNDARFLSSDYSRRLQQHLGCRDADELWQRLFEQVQFASAGSFFLQVLLFCAASRACYSPQSLAEEGDLARETQMRAHIKAARGQYQRLAVLTGGFHTPALFAWADENAALQQGDPADSFVIRYTDKLLEARNGYGAGMPYPAFCRWQFQQRHLDADSWLLFLLDQMPALPLVYKQNCFEHLQQLCRLRGLARPGSYDLLDSLGSCLIKEQLGAKTLAPWQKVLSGQAMGQLPAHCPSPPLVAEVRAACRAARLHLDQAGQCHFDLYDMTAGARERRQLLARLLFLETGFTQPQQGYQVLTRLDVKRRHESWRYHWTPTVEVALARQSAKGSKLATLVSQALDSRQLDSLDHLVSKQLLAVQLGLPEHLDKAQLAEQLAHCSDIKALAASFIALVQAANHPLFAAYDLVPLYRSLWQQLGYQLPALNQLEDQEALALLLSLQGVALMHEADLKDQWRDRLQWLIQHSSHKPTLDIALRALALDLDGADPAPLLHQLKLQDDPFPLLEALLKVVPHWLHQQQGLLALLNQWLAGQSPDQFLERLPAMRALFCHLDAREVDRVCQQLQQLNQWQGGINWLRQDLNEQDHSQGLALEATLRQRLTAQGLEQWLSN; from the coding sequence GTGGATGCGCTAGCCGATCTCAAGGCCCGTTTTGCCGAACTGGCCCAGGCCTACCAGGCTGACCCGGCCCTGTGCTGGCTGCCGGTGCGCCACCATAGCCCGGCCTGCGCCGCCCATACCCTGGCCCAGTTGCACAGCCACAGGCCCCAGGTGCTGCTGATAGAGGCGCCGGGGGCCTTTTTGCGCCACCTGCCGGTGTTGCAGGACCCAGAGGCGACGCCGCCCTTGGCCATCTACCAGGACGAGGCCTATTACCCCTTCGCCGAGAACAGCCCCGAGTGGCAGGCCCTGCGCTGGGCCGGGCAAAACGGCGCCGAGGTGCGCTTTATCGACCTGGACCACAAGCCACAGCAGAGCCAAGAGGGCTGGAACGACGCCCGCTTTCTCAGCTCCGACTACAGCCGCCGCCTGCAACAGCACCTGGGGTGCCGGGACGCCGACGAGCTGTGGCAGCGGCTCTTTGAGCAGGTGCAGTTTGCCAGCGCAGGCAGCTTCTTCCTGCAGGTGCTGCTGTTTTGCGCCGCCAGCCGCGCCTGTTACAGCCCCCAGAGCCTGGCGGAAGAAGGGGACCTGGCCCGGGAAACCCAGATGCGGGCCCATATCAAGGCGGCCAGGGGCCAATACCAGCGCCTGGCGGTGCTGACCGGCGGTTTTCATACCCCGGCCCTCTTTGCCTGGGCCGACGAAAACGCCGCCCTCCAGCAAGGGGACCCGGCCGACAGCTTTGTGATCCGCTACACCGACAAACTGCTGGAGGCCCGCAACGGCTACGGCGCCGGCATGCCCTACCCGGCCTTTTGCCGCTGGCAGTTCCAGCAACGGCACCTGGACGCCGACAGCTGGCTGCTGTTCCTGCTGGACCAGATGCCGGCCCTGCCCCTGGTGTACAAACAGAACTGCTTCGAGCACCTACAGCAGCTGTGCCGGCTGCGCGGCCTGGCCCGCCCCGGCAGCTACGATCTGCTGGACTCCCTGGGCAGCTGCCTTATCAAGGAGCAGCTGGGGGCCAAGACCCTGGCCCCCTGGCAAAAGGTATTGAGCGGCCAGGCCATGGGCCAGCTGCCGGCCCACTGCCCCAGCCCACCCCTGGTGGCAGAGGTGCGGGCCGCCTGCCGGGCTGCCCGATTGCACCTGGACCAGGCCGGCCAGTGCCATTTCGACCTTTACGACATGACGGCTGGCGCCAGGGAGCGGCGCCAGCTGCTGGCAAGGCTGCTGTTTCTGGAAACTGGCTTTACCCAGCCCCAGCAGGGCTACCAGGTGCTGACCCGCCTGGACGTCAAACGGCGCCACGAAAGCTGGCGCTACCATTGGACCCCGACGGTGGAAGTGGCCCTGGCCAGGCAATCGGCCAAGGGCAGCAAGCTGGCAACCCTGGTCAGCCAGGCCCTGGACAGCCGCCAGCTGGACAGCCTGGACCACCTGGTGTCCAAGCAGCTGCTGGCGGTGCAGCTGGGCCTGCCCGAACACCTGGACAAGGCGCAGCTGGCCGAGCAACTGGCCCATTGCAGCGATATCAAGGCCCTGGCCGCCAGCTTTATTGCCCTGGTCCAGGCCGCCAACCACCCCCTGTTCGCCGCCTACGATCTGGTGCCTTTGTACCGCAGCCTCTGGCAGCAGCTGGGATACCAACTGCCGGCCCTCAACCAGTTGGAGGACCAGGAGGCCCTGGCGCTGCTGCTGTCCCTGCAAGGGGTGGCGCTGATGCACGAGGCCGACCTCAAAGACCAGTGGCGGGACCGGCTCCAGTGGCTTATCCAGCACAGCAGCCACAAGCCGACCCTGGACATTGCCCTGCGCGCCCTGGCCCTGGACCTGGACGGCGCCGACCCGGCGCCCCTGCTGCATCAGCTGAAGTTGCAGGACGACCCCTTCCCGCTGCTAGAAGCGCTACTCAAGGTGGTGCCCCACTGGCTGCATCAGCAACAGGGGCTGTTGGCCCTGCTCAATCAGTGGCTGGCCGGGCAAAGCCCTGACCAGTTTCTGGAGCGGTTGCCGGCCATGCGAGCGCTGTTTTGCCACCTGGACGCCCGGGAGGTGGACAGGGTCTGCCAGCAGCTGCAGCAACTCAACCAATGGCAAGGGGGCATCAACTGGCTGCGCCAGGACTTAAACGAGCAGGACCACAGCCAGGGCCTGGCCCTGGAGGCTACATTGCGCCAACGCCTGACAGCACAAGGACTCGAGCAATGGCTGAGCAACTGA